One window of the Trifolium pratense cultivar HEN17-A07 linkage group LG2, ARS_RC_1.1, whole genome shotgun sequence genome contains the following:
- the LOC123905539 gene encoding uncharacterized protein LOC123905539, producing the protein MISLQPYKSCLQTTFLFNPSNFSINHHRQTQTSLIAQRKVKVRRREIVKCSAGEKKSERRTFLTLEEAGLVEMSGLSTHERFLCRLTISSLNLLKVISEQEGCAIEELNAGKVCDWFLKDKLKREQNVDSAVLQWDDSDFQF; encoded by the exons ATGATTTCTCTACAACCTTATAAATCATGTCTTCAAACAACATTCCTATTCAACCCTTCAAACTTTAGTATAAATCATCATAGACAAACACAAACAAGCCTGATAGCACAAAGGAAGGTTAAAGTACGTAGAAGAGAGATAGTAAAATGCAGTGCAGGAGAAAAGAAGAGTGAGAGGAGAACGTTTTTGACACTTGAAGAAGCTGGTTTGGTTGAGATGTCTGGGTTGAGTACTCATGAACGCTTTCTATGTCGCTTAACG ATATCTTCACTGAATTTACTAAAAGTGATATCAGAACAAGAAGGGTGTGCAATAGAGGAGCTCAATGCTGGAAAGGTATGTGACTGGTTCCTAAAAGACAAGCTCAAAAGGGAGCAGAACGTTGATTCTGCTGTTCTTCAATGGGATGATTCCGATTTCCAgttttaa
- the LOC123905538 gene encoding external alternative NAD(P)H-ubiquinone oxidoreductase B2, mitochondrial-like, which translates to MSSFACQRLSRTFRDNRRTATIVLLCTAVSGGGYFAYGQLAPPEVVTDRKKVVVLGTGWAATSFMKNLNSPKYEVQVVSPRNYFAFTPLLPSVTCGTVEARSIVEPVRNIFRKKKVDVQFSEAECFKIDAENKKVYCQSNANNSLDGKEEFVVDYDYLIIGVGAQVNTFNTPGVVENCHFLKEVEDAQKIRRTVIDCFERANLPEVSEEEKKRILHFAIVGGGPTGVEFAASLHDFVNEDLVHLYPGIKDLVKITLLEAGNHLLSMFDKRITAFAEDKFQRDGIDVKTGSMVVKVDEKEISTKELNNGGKITSIPYGMAVWSTGIGTRPFIKDFMSQIGQASRRALATDEWLRVEGCNNVYALGDCATINQRKVMEDIGAIFKKAEKGNSGTLTVKEFQAVMNDICERYPQVELYLKNKQMRNIADLLKEAKGDVQKESIELNIEELKTALSNVDSQMKFLPATAQVASQQGTYLAKCFNRMENCEANPEGPLRFRGEGRHRFKPFRYKHLGQFAPLGGEQTAAQLPGDWVSIGHSSQWLWYSVYASKQVSWRTRALVVSDWARRFIFGRDSSRI; encoded by the exons atgtcgaGTTTCGCTTGCCAACGTCTTTCTAGAACTTTCCGTGACAATCGTAGAACCGCTACGATTGTTCTCCTCTGCACCGCCGTTAG TGGTGGCGGTTATTTTGCTTATGGTCAGTTAGCACCACCGGAAGTTGTTACCGATAGGAAAAAAGTGGTGGTGTTGGGAACTGGATGGGCGGCAACAAGTTTTATGAAGAATCTGAATAGTCCGAAGTATGAAGTTCAGGTGGTTTCGCCTAGGAATTATTTTGCATTCACTCCTTTGTTGCCTAGTGTGACTTGTGGTACAGTTGAAGCGCGCAGTATTGTTGAACCTGTTCGCAATATTTTTAGGAAG AAAAAGGTCGATGTACAATTCAGTGAAGCAGAATGTTTCAAGATTGATGCTGAAAATAAGAAAGTTTATTGTCAATCTAATGCAAACAATAGTTTGGATGGGAAAGAAGAATTTGTTGTGGACTATGATTACCTAATCATCGGAGTGGGCGCTCAAGTCAACACATTTAACACACCCGGAGTGGTAGAGAATTGTCATTTTTTGAAG GAAGTTGAAGATGCCCAGAAGATTAGAAGAACAGTTATTGACTGCTTTGAGAGAGCAAATTTGCCCGAAGTTAGCGAGGAAGAAAAGAAGAGAATTCTTCATTTTGCTATTGTTGGAGGCGGGCCAACTGGAGTAGAGTTTGCAGCCTCACTTCATGACTTTGTCAATGAGGATTTAGTCCATTTATATCCTGGGATAAAAGATTTAGTAAAAATTACACTTCTAGAAGCCGGAAATCATCTTTTGAGCAT GTTTGACAAAAGGATCACTGCTTTTGCTGAAGATAAGTTTCAAAGAGATGGGATTGATGTGAAAACTGGATCCATGGTTGTGAAGGTAGATGAGAAAGAAATCTCTACTAAAGAGCTGAATAATGGAGGAAAGATTACTTCAATTCCATATGGAATGGCTGTCTGGTCAACTGGTATTGGCACTCGTCCATTTATTAAAGATTTCATGTCACAAATTGGTCAG GCTAGCAGACGTGCCCTAGCTACTGATGAATGGTTGAGAGTCGAAGGATGCAACAATGTATATGCACTCGGTGATTGTGCGACGATAAATCAGCGAAAAGTCATG GAAGATATTGGGGCTATCTTTAAGAAGGCCGAAAAAGGCAATTCAGGAACACTTACAGTCAAAGAATTTCAAGCAGTCATGAATGACATTTGTGAACGATACCCTCAGGTTGAGCTGTATCTTAAAAATAAACAGATGCGCAACATTGCTGATTTATTGAAGGAAGCTAAGGGAGATGTCCAGAAAGAATCAATTGAACTAAATATCGAAGAACTCAAAACAGCACTTTCCAATGTGGATTCTCAGATGAAATTTCTCCCTGCTACAGCGCAG GTTGCATCTCAGCAAGGAACTTACCTAGCCAAATGTTTTAACCGGATGGAAAACTGTGAAGCAAATCCAGAGGGTCCTCTCAGGTTCAGGGGAGAAGGTCGCCATCGCTTCAAACCCTTCAG GTACAAGCACTTAGGTCAATTCGCTCCTTTGGGAGGAGAGCAGACAGCTGCCCAGCTTCCTGGGGATTGGGTTTCAATTGGTCACAGCAGCCAATGGTTGTGGTATTCTGTCTATGCAAG CAAGCAAGTTAGCTGGCGTACAAGGGCATTAGTAGTCTCAGACTGGGCCAGGCGTTTTATTTTTGGCAGGGACTCAAGTCGCATCTGA